The DNA window GAAGCAGATGCTTTAATTGCCCAAAATGGAGGGAAATCTTTTGCTCAGGTAGAATTGGCTGCTGATTTTGTCCTTGAATTATCGAAAAATTCAAATCTGTTACAAGAAATGAGTGAAAACGCAGGAAATTTCGTTCATTTTCAACCGAATTCTTCTGAGATTATTCTAGAGAAAATTTTAGCATAATTTATTCTGAGCATAATACCTGATAACAATCATCTCGAAGCGATTTATAATCTTCATAATTTTGCAAAAAATTATCATGAAGAAAGTAATTGTAGGCGTTTTAATGTTGGTAGGCGCAATGTGGAGTTTTACGGGTTGTACTTCAAACCAAATTTCTCAAAAAGAAACCCAAATTCAAGAAAATCTTAATCCAAATCAAATTTTAGAAGTTTTAAAAACTGGAAATGAACATTTTGTACATCACAAAAATGCTTTTCCGCATTTAGATGAAGCCAGAATGAAGGAAGAAGTTTCTGGGCAACATCCTATCGCAACGGTTGTGAGCTGTTCTGATTCTAGAGTGCCTGTAGAATTGGTTTTTGACCGTGGAATTGGTGATTTGTTTGTGATAAGAACTGCAGGGAATTCATTAGATGATGATATGACGATGGGAAGTCTGGAGTATGCGGTGCATCATTTACACACTAAATTAATTATTGTAGTGGGCCACGAAAAATGTGGCGGAATTACGGCTGCAATTTCTCAACATAATGAAGGAAAAGAACCCAAAGAAATCTCTAATCTTATAGAAACACTCAGAAAAGGAGTGGAGCCTTTCGTAGGAAAATCTGAAAAATTAGATGACGCAATTCATTATAACGTGGACCAACAAATTCAGAAAATTCTTCAAAATCAAGAATTGAAAGATTTAATAGATAAAGGAGAACTGAAAGTAATTGGTGGTTATTACCATCTTAATGACGGTAAAGTAGATTTTCTTAATTAAAAATTTTAGAATATTTCTTAAATCCATTGAAAGCCCAATTGGCGGTATAATACAAAGACTTGAGCGTGGAAAAATTCATGTGTTCTTTGTAAACCAAATATTGGTCTTTCATGATATTGGTTTTATTTCGGGAAACACTTCCTTCTCGCATTCTGTATTTAGCCAAAGTCTTTTTTAGCGGTTTTCCGTAAGGAATTTTTTTAAGTAAATTGAGCCACATAACATGGTCTTCGCGTTTGCTTCCTTCTGGGAAAAATTCTTTGCCCACTCTTTCAGAATCATACATAGAAGCAAGGAGAGAAAGTCTGCAAGTTTTGAGCAAATTATCAAAATTCACCTCAATGTCCGCCTCGAAATCTGCAATTTTGGGTTGTAAATGTTCATCACATCTTGCATAATTGCAATACGCCAATTCTGCTTTTTCAGATTGCATAAAAGAAATCATTTCTTGTAAAAAATCGGGTTGCCAATAATCATCCGCGTCCAGAAAAGTAATGTATCTTCCCGTTGCTTTTTCGAGTGAAAGATTTCGAGCATGTCCAGCTCCTCCGTTTTTTTCTGCTTTTATTAAAATAATTCTAGAATCTTGGTGCTTTTTAATGATTTCTACGGAATTGTCAGAGGATTTATCATCGGTAATAATCCATTCCCAGTCTGTAAAATTTTGGTGAAGAACAGATTGAATGGTTTCTTCTAAAAATTCAGAAGAATTATAACACGGCGTTATGATAGAGACTTGTGGCATGTTTTTGCAAATATACTTATTGTAATTAAAAAAAATCTATCTTTACATAAACTAAAGTCATGAGCTATTTTTGGCGTTTATTTTTGTGGTCTGTTTTATTTCTTACGCTTTTTTCGTGCAAAAGAGACTATGAATATGACGAAAACGCAAGCATTATCGGAAGTTGGAAACCTATAAAAGCTACCGCTTATAAAACAGTGGCGGGATTCACGGTTAGTCAGTCAGAAGACATGAATGCTTGTCAGCAACAATCAAAAATGACATATCATTCAGACGGAACAGCAATCGAAATGAGATTTGATGACGCTACTGGAAACTGCGAAAAAACCTTAGAACGAAATTTCACATATACATTTAATTCAAGTCAAAAATCCCTTGTTCATACTTTCCAAGATGGGACTGTAAAAAATGCAGAAGTAGTTTCTATCACCGCTCAAAAACTCATTGTAAAAGGGGGAAAAAGAAATTGGCGGAGAAAATGTATATTGTTAAAGTGATCAAAATTAAGATTAATTAATTTGTAAAAGAGATATTTTATAATCCTTATTCATAACGATAGGGATTTTTCTTTTAAAAATCATAAATTTGTAAATTCTTAGAAATCAAGTTTAACAAT is part of the Cloacibacterium normanense genome and encodes:
- a CDS encoding glycosyltransferase family 2 protein; its protein translation is MPQVSIITPCYNSSEFLEETIQSVLHQNFTDWEWIITDDKSSDNSVEIIKKHQDSRIILIKAEKNGGAGHARNLSLEKATGRYITFLDADDYWQPDFLQEMISFMQSEKAELAYCNYARCDEHLQPKIADFEADIEVNFDNLLKTCRLSLLASMYDSERVGKEFFPEGSKREDHVMWLNLLKKIPYGKPLKKTLAKYRMREGSVSRNKTNIMKDQYLVYKEHMNFSTLKSLYYTANWAFNGFKKYSKIFN
- a CDS encoding lipocalin-like domain-containing protein, whose protein sequence is MSYFWRLFLWSVLFLTLFSCKRDYEYDENASIIGSWKPIKATAYKTVAGFTVSQSEDMNACQQQSKMTYHSDGTAIEMRFDDATGNCEKTLERNFTYTFNSSQKSLVHTFQDGTVKNAEVVSITAQKLIVKGGKRNWRRKCILLK
- a CDS encoding carbonic anhydrase; amino-acid sequence: MKKVIVGVLMLVGAMWSFTGCTSNQISQKETQIQENLNPNQILEVLKTGNEHFVHHKNAFPHLDEARMKEEVSGQHPIATVVSCSDSRVPVELVFDRGIGDLFVIRTAGNSLDDDMTMGSLEYAVHHLHTKLIIVVGHEKCGGITAAISQHNEGKEPKEISNLIETLRKGVEPFVGKSEKLDDAIHYNVDQQIQKILQNQELKDLIDKGELKVIGGYYHLNDGKVDFLN